One part of the Streptomyces sp. AM 2-1-1 genome encodes these proteins:
- a CDS encoding ABC transporter ATP-binding protein, with translation MDPSGPLLVARDLHKTYGATPALDGASFSVHRGEVVAVMGPSGSGKSTLLHCLAGIVTPDAGSVVFAGRELSAMSDAERSALRRTEFGFVFQFGQLVPELTCVENVALPLRLGGVRRKAAERTALHWMERLEVDGVAAKRPGEVSGGQGQRVAVARALASSPKVIFADEPTGALDSLNGERVMELLTEAARSTGTAVVLVTHEARVAAYSDRDVTVRDGRATDLEYAR, from the coding sequence TGGACCCCTCCGGTCCTCTGCTCGTTGCCCGCGACCTGCACAAGACGTACGGCGCGACGCCCGCGCTCGACGGCGCGTCGTTCTCCGTCCACCGCGGCGAGGTCGTCGCCGTGATGGGCCCCTCCGGCTCCGGCAAGTCCACCCTGCTGCACTGCCTCGCCGGGATCGTCACGCCCGACGCCGGCTCGGTCGTCTTCGCGGGCCGCGAACTCTCCGCGATGTCCGACGCGGAGCGCAGCGCCCTGCGCCGGACCGAGTTCGGCTTCGTCTTCCAGTTCGGCCAGCTGGTGCCCGAGCTGACCTGCGTGGAGAACGTGGCGCTCCCGCTGCGGCTGGGCGGGGTCCGCCGCAAGGCCGCCGAACGGACCGCGCTGCACTGGATGGAGCGGCTGGAGGTCGACGGGGTGGCCGCCAAGCGTCCCGGTGAGGTCTCGGGCGGTCAGGGCCAGCGGGTCGCCGTGGCCCGGGCCCTCGCCTCCTCCCCGAAGGTGATCTTCGCGGACGAGCCGACCGGCGCACTGGACTCCCTCAACGGCGAGCGGGTCATGGAACTGCTCACCGAGGCCGCCCGGTCCACCGGCACCGCCGTGGTACTGGTGACCCACGAGGCGCGGGTCGCCGCGTACTCGGACCGGGACGTCACCGTCCGCGACGGCCGGGCCACCGATCTGGAGTACGCCCGGTGA